In one window of Littorina saxatilis isolate snail1 linkage group LG11, US_GU_Lsax_2.0, whole genome shotgun sequence DNA:
- the LOC138980318 gene encoding arsenite methyltransferase-like: MSCCSAPGTKQTEPQKPCCPGGDSSQNVQDSVKQYYGKELNTKDDIKTGVNCQMDLQMPKHVRQALGEVHDDVTIKYYGCGLVIPEAVEGCSVLDLGSGSGRDCFALSKLVGASGKVVGVDMTEEQLAVARKHVDYHTEKFGYTEPNVEFVTGYIEKLGEAGLKDNTFDVIVSNCVVNLSPDKTAVLKEAHRVLKEGGELYFSDIYTNTHLSDSIRKHRVLWGECISGALQWEELYSTAKQVGFSQPRLVSGKMVDVSKFKDVLGDDAKFVSVTYRLFKLPSTLKSATKVTYKGGILGSCDELEFDHAVTFKKGEGKVVDAELATILSASRFQTFFAFENAGDATPVTSAPRIDPFKYVEDHGSSSIPCCCD, from the exons ATGTCTTGCTGTTCTGCACCCGGCACCAAACAGACGGAGCCACAAAAGCCATGCTGCCCAGGGGGTGACAGCTCTCAGAATGTTCAGGACTCCGTGAAGCAGTATTACGGCAAGGAGCTGAACACCAAAGATGACATCAAGACCGGTGTCAACTGCCAGATGGACCTGCAAATGCCCAAACATGTGCGCCAAGCCTTGGGGGAGGTCCATGACGATGTCACCATTAA gTATTATGGATGCGGACTGGTCATTCCGGAAGCAGTGGAAGGCTGCAGTGTCCTTGACCTTGGCAGTGGAAGCGGACGTGACTGCTTCGCTCTCAGCAAGCTGGTCGGTGCCTCGGGCAAGGTGGTGGGTGTGGACATGACGGAGGAACAG TTGGCGGTGGCACGGAAGCATGTGGACTACCACACTGAGAAGTTTGGCTACACTGAACCAAACGTGGAGTTTGTGACTGGTTACATTGAAAAGCTAGGGGAAGCTGGTCTCAAGGACAACACATTTGATGTCATTGT ATCAAACTGCGTGGTAAACCTCAGCCCGGACAAGACAGCTGTCCTCAAGGAAGCCCACAGGGTGCTGAAG GAAGGAGGGGAGCTGTACTTCAGTGACATTTACACCAACACCCACCTGTCAGACAGCATCAGAAAGCACCGTGTCTTGTGGG GTGAGTGCATTTCAGGAGCACTGCAGTGGGAGGAACTGTACTCCACAGCAAAGCAGGTGGGCTTCAGTCAACCGCGACTCGTGTCAGGCAAGATGGTGGACGTCAGCAAGTTCAAGGACGTGTTAG GTGATGATGCcaagtttgtttctgtgacgTATCGCCTGTTCAAACTGCCGTCGACCCTGAAATCCGCAACCAAGGTCACCTACAAGGGGGGAATTCTGGGAAGCTGTGATGAGCTGGAGTTTGACCATGCTGTTACTTTCAAG AAAGGTGAGGGCAAAGTGGTTGACGCAGAACTGGCCACCATCCTATCTGCCTCACGCTTTCAGACCTTCTTCGCGTTTGAGAATGCAGGGGATGCAACTCCTGTCACTTCTGCTCCA aGAATTGACCCATTCAAGTATGTTGAGGATCATGGCTCCTCATCGATTCCATGCTGCTGTGATTAA